The nucleotide window ATTTAATGTCTTCTATCTTAATAAATTCGAATAGTTCAAGAATGGCTGAATCAAGAAGATTGTATCGGCCGTTGTTGCGCAAGAAGGCATCGACGACTGGTGACAGCAGATTGCTTTTCACGATATAGCGATTGTAGAATTCATCTGCaaacattgtttttttcaactggttattttatgagttccAAAGCTGTAATTTGTGAGGAGTTACCTTTAAGCGATATAATTTTTCGCAAGAAACGAAGAGCACTGAGGACGAGAAAAGTATGCCTCGACCTCATTAGGACCAAGATACGTCGAAGGAGATCGCGATTGAGGATATAGTTCTTAATGTGGTACGTGTGGTGCTCAACACAAAAGGATAGCAGTTCAAGGATAAGTCCCAGCAGTTGGACGGTGGGGTAATCCTCCTTTGTCGGGCGGTCACCAGTTGTGTTCGATAATAGCGGATTAACTAGCACGTGCATGCTGTGCTTGTAgaagaaattaagaaaatcGGCCTTTTCTGATTTGTTGATGGAAGCCAACATATTTTCTGGGTCAATAAGCAATCGTAAAATGCCACTGAGTTGAACAGCGCCACCCAATTCCGGATCAGAATCACACATCATCTGCTCTATGATGATGTTCAGGAGTAAGTTTTCATCTTCAGTGCTGTTGGCCTGCTGCAGCATGTAGTCACGAACCATCGAAGGGTGAGAATTCAACGATGTATGATAAAATGTCAATGGAGGCCGACTTCGTGGCTAAATCGTCAACGCCTAATGTGATTTCCAGCGCCGGAAGGATGCCAAGACTGGCTAGGGTTTTGAAAAAGGTTTCCCGGCTCTGTGGCTGTAGCGTTTGTGAAAAAGTACAGAACTCTTTAAGGAAAAGAACCAAGTCCCGACGCTTGCTGATCTCCATGGTCTCGTCCGTCAAATGACTGAACAACTCGTTTAAAAACTTTTCATCGTCTTGTATGAGGCTGACAATTTCAACCTACAGAGCGGGAATCGTTTTTACTGTTTAGGTATCCAAACTGCcacaaatagaaaattttaCTACCTTGTTAAAAAATATGAAGCTAGAAAGCGTCGACAACATATTTTCTTCGAATACCGAAGGAGTTGGCAAGACCACATCCTAATTTCACAAGAAACAGCGAATCCATAAATAATTAAGATAAACTATATTGGAATGCAAAAGAATAAGAGAACAACTTACCTGAATGTACTGCACTCTGTATGTCTGATGGATCTTGGCTAATAGCTCTGGGTTAGTAATTGGGATTACTTCTTTAAATTTCGCCATCTGTCTCAGATAGTCACGGTGTTTCTTCCGGATTTTAGCATTGGGGTCGTACTCGAGACAGCCAACAACATCAAAAATTGTGTCTTCGGCAAACATAACTTCAAACAGCGCATTCTTGTTGAGGAGGAAGATGTTCTTGAAAACTTCAAATAGATGATTTAGACCCTCAAGGTTCTCTAGATCTTCACAGATGTGGAACAGGTTCAACAGTTTACGAATGTAGCCTTCCATTTCAAGAGCAGTAGATAATTTTTCTCGTCTTACAGCTGAGGATAGACAGCTTGCAATCAACTAAAAAGGCCATTGTTAGCATAACAAATTTTAATACATAGAGTAATAAATCTTAACCTCATTTATAGTTTCTAGTTTGTTGAGTTCACAGGGTGGCAATTCCA belongs to Daphnia magna isolate NIES linkage group LG1, ASM2063170v1.1, whole genome shotgun sequence and includes:
- the LOC116925473 gene encoding LOW QUALITY PROTEIN: serine/threonine-protein phosphatase 4 regulatory subunit 3 (The sequence of the model RefSeq protein was modified relative to this genomic sequence to represent the inferred CDS: deleted 1 base in 1 codon); the encoded protein is MTDTRRRVKLYALNAERQWDDRGTGHVTSSYVERLKGVSLLVRGEVDGSLLLESKIQPDTAYQKQQETLIVWSEGENFDLALSFQEKVGCDEIWEKICQVQGKDPSVDITQDFVEESEDERFEDMSDTAPPVELPPCELNKLETINELIASCLSSAVRREKLSTALEMEGYIRKLLNLFHICEDLENLEGLNHLFEVFKNIFLLNKNALFEVMFAEDTIFDVVGCLEYDPNAKIRKKHRDYLRQMAKFKEVIPITNPELLAKIHQTYRVQYIQDVVLPTPSVFEENMLSTLSSFIFFNKVEIVSLIQDDEKFLNELFSHLTDETMEISKRRDLVLFLKEFCTFSQTLQPQSRETFFKTLASLGILPALEITLGVDDLATKSASIDILSYIVEFSPFMVRDYMLQQANSTEDENLLLNIIIEQMMCDSDPELGGAVQLSGILRLLIDPENMLASINKSEKADFLNFFYKHSMHVLVNPLLSNTTGDRPTKEDYPTVQLLGLILELLSFCVEHHTYHIKNYILNRDLLRRILVLMRSRHTFLVLSALRFLRKIISLKDEFYNRYIVKSNLLSPVVDAFLRNNGRYNLLDSAILELFEFIKIEDIKSLCVYVVDTFGKALDKVEYVQTFKCLRLRYDQQQDRIGERERTTSALDSVPSLLRTTRFRRDPRQLEEEEEIWFNSEEDEGEDGADAVTPSQTSPVSQVQAVGLITSPTSPIAKANLISTKANHGGGSNSPIIGASSNGGSSSPSTSSPTTSPVPPSTDVQSPSTLKKALVDYDGDSEEEEETGPVSGEVEGIEPKKDNDTILPVVSPVDGEDDDVESPNKRAKLT